A single region of the Vicia villosa cultivar HV-30 ecotype Madison, WI linkage group LG4, Vvil1.0, whole genome shotgun sequence genome encodes:
- the LOC131597363 gene encoding uncharacterized protein LOC131597363 — translation MWNAVRDSRDQNRTKKGNVIPFGRIITNILVQTKMVVKLESDGIIKDLVTVTGSILNANTLRKMNLIQAVEHVPQTIPGIRIRRGPVLAEFETFFSKKLSEVEVNYRKTLKKGNANDAPAGVSRQKHSTSMAEVSEDVPEVVHQKERRTKPENIQQEDAEKKKKKKKSKKEVVEKIAEKDVEKKKKKKKKNVVVEKGSEEEVIQEEVNTEEEEEKEASRKRELALEKLKAVSEKKKRKAMEDVSERPQKKSSSAPVEPPQITKVLTPPSSPVTNTASDHPINTLVLDIQPLQTLYTPHSNVPISQPPPHANYSPIANPVTKNSPESESKSTGSLAQLFRDCNFTPKPRPEPELVVLDAES, via the exons atgtggaatgctgtaagaGATTCTAGAGATCAAAACAGAACTAAGAAAGgcaatgttattccttttggaagaatcatcacCAAcattctggttcaaaccaagatggttgtTAAACTAGAATCTGATGGTATCATCAAGGATCTTGTCACTGTCACTGGAAGCATCTTGAATGCtaacaccttgagaaagatgaatcttattcaagCTGTTGAACATGTTCCTCAAACTATTCCTGGAATTAGAATCAGAAGAGGTCCTGTTCTAGCAGAGTTTGAAACGTTTTTTAGTAAAAAACTATCAGAAGTTGAGGTTAATTATCGTAAGACTCTCAAGAAGGGTAATGCTAATGATGCTCCTGCTGGAGTAAGTCGTCAAAAGCATTCTACTTCGATGGCTGAAGTCTCAGAAGATGTTCCAGAAGTTGTTCATCAGaaggaaagaagaacaaagc CTGAGAATATACAACAAGAAgatgctgagaaaaagaagaagaagaagaagtcaaagaaaGAAGTTGTTGAGAAAATTGCTGAGAAGGAtgtagagaagaaaaagaaaaagaaaaagaaaaatgttgTAGTTGAAAAGGGGTCAGAAGAAGAAGTGATTCAAGAGGAAGTGAAtacggaagaagaagaagagaaggaaGCTTCCAGAAAGAGAGAACTTGCTCTAGAAAAGTTAAAAGCTGTTTCTGAGAAGAAGAAGCGAAAGGCTATGGAAGATGTTTCTGAGAGGCCTCAGAAGAAAAGCTCTTCAG CCCCCGTTGAACCACCTCAAAttaccaaagttctcacccctccttcttcacccgtAACCAACACTGCTTCTGACCATCCCATTAATACACTCGTTCTTgatattcaaccccttcaaactctctataCTCCTCACTCAAATGTTCCCATttctcaacctccacctcatgcaaactattcCCCTATTGCTAACCCAGTTACAAAAAATTCTCCTGAATCAGAATCTAAAAGTACTGGTTCTTTGGCTCAATTATTTCGTGACTGCAACTTCACTCCCAAACcccgtcctgaacctgagcttgTGGTGTTAGACGCTGAGTCATAA